In Microbacterium enclense, one genomic interval encodes:
- a CDS encoding NAD(P)-dependent oxidoreductase: MTTAIPLTVSVPNARLRDDLGELPDGVEVVIWDMKDAAPRERFDLVVPPYMSMDGVIEALSSVEVGLVQSQSIGYDNVEGRLPEGLRFANASSVHETATAELAVALALAAQRRLPDFVRAQDRGEWIGGGAPGLADLRVTLLGFGGVGRAIAARLKPFEVELRAVASHGRLQDDVEVFPLGELYDVLAETDVLIASLPGGDATRHIVDDAALSALPDGALVVNVGRGPLVDTEALVDHVRRGRIRAALDVTDPEPLPAGHPLWSLEGALVVPHVGGATDAMHPRIARLVRRQIDRLRSGEEPLNVVIGG; the protein is encoded by the coding sequence GTGACGACTGCGATCCCCCTCACCGTGTCCGTACCGAACGCCCGCCTCCGCGATGACCTCGGCGAGCTCCCGGACGGGGTGGAGGTGGTGATCTGGGACATGAAGGATGCCGCCCCGCGCGAGCGCTTCGACCTGGTCGTGCCGCCGTACATGTCGATGGACGGGGTGATCGAGGCCCTGTCGAGTGTGGAGGTCGGCCTGGTCCAGAGCCAGTCGATCGGCTACGACAACGTCGAGGGGCGACTGCCCGAGGGGCTGCGGTTCGCCAACGCATCGAGTGTCCACGAGACGGCCACCGCCGAGCTCGCGGTCGCCCTCGCTCTGGCGGCACAGCGTCGACTGCCCGACTTCGTGCGCGCACAAGACCGGGGGGAGTGGATCGGCGGGGGCGCTCCGGGCCTGGCCGACCTGCGCGTGACGCTCCTCGGGTTCGGCGGCGTCGGTCGGGCGATCGCCGCGCGTCTGAAGCCCTTCGAGGTGGAACTGCGCGCCGTCGCCTCGCACGGTCGCCTACAAGACGATGTCGAGGTGTTCCCTCTCGGGGAGCTCTACGACGTGCTCGCCGAGACCGACGTCCTGATCGCTTCCCTCCCCGGTGGCGACGCGACCCGCCACATCGTCGACGATGCTGCCCTGTCGGCGCTCCCCGACGGCGCACTCGTCGTCAACGTCGGCCGCGGCCCGCTCGTCGACACCGAGGCGCTCGTCGATCACGTGCGCCGCGGCCGCATCCGCGCGGCGCTCGACGTCACCGACCCGGAACCGCTTCCCGCGGGACACCCCCTGTGGAGCCTGGAGGGCGCGCTCGTCGTCCCGCACGTGGGTGGAGCGACGGATGCCATGCACCCGCGTATCGCCCGCCTCGTGCGCCGGCAGATCGACCGCCTCCGCTCGGGCGAGGAGCCGCTGAACGTGGTGATCGGGGGCTAG
- a CDS encoding GntR family transcriptional regulator, which produces MTEKPAPDQDALIDRILHLWRADADTLPSEPRLAELTGASRNSVREALIRLEERGYVHRTQGARTSPNRRLPGVGRRIDEQFDHSLSIRAAGHEPTLDVVAAERLTLAPGGDRYDDLPDDTEVLRTRKMWRVDGAPYALAEDLVPLTRAADLDPTRPVFDLAEEANGIRVAWETMWIDAIALDAERARILAAEPGTPVLEMTYCGYGADDAIGYWSREVQLPAPAGLRNALIRRVRS; this is translated from the coding sequence GTGACCGAGAAGCCCGCTCCCGATCAGGACGCGCTGATCGATCGCATCCTGCACCTCTGGCGCGCGGATGCCGACACCCTGCCGTCTGAGCCGCGTCTGGCCGAGCTCACCGGCGCGAGCCGCAACTCGGTCCGCGAGGCGTTGATCCGCCTCGAGGAACGCGGGTACGTCCATCGCACGCAGGGCGCTCGCACGTCGCCCAACCGACGTCTGCCCGGGGTCGGCCGGCGCATCGACGAGCAGTTCGACCACTCGCTGTCGATCCGCGCGGCGGGTCACGAGCCCACCCTCGACGTCGTCGCAGCCGAGCGACTCACGCTCGCGCCCGGCGGCGACCGCTACGACGACCTCCCCGACGACACCGAGGTCCTGCGCACACGGAAGATGTGGCGCGTCGACGGCGCTCCCTACGCCCTCGCCGAGGACCTCGTGCCGCTCACCCGGGCGGCAGACCTCGACCCCACACGACCGGTGTTCGACCTGGCGGAGGAGGCCAACGGCATCCGGGTCGCGTGGGAGACGATGTGGATCGATGCGATCGCCCTCGACGCCGAGCGCGCGCGGATCCTGGCGGCAGAACCCGGAACACCCGTGTTGGAGATGACGTACTGCGGGTACGGCGCCGACGACGCGATCGGATACTGGTCGCGCGAGGTGCAATTGCCCGCCCCCGCCGGTCTGCGCAACGCGCTCATCCGACGCGTGCGGTCCTGA
- the purQ gene encoding phosphoribosylformylglycinamidine synthase subunit PurQ yields the protein MTARIGVITFPGSLDDRDAQRAIHLAGAESVALWHGEHDLKGVDALVLPGGFSYGDYLRAGAIAAFAPIMAEVKDAAAKGMPVLGICNGFQMLVEAHLLPGGLIRNAHQQFIRRDQRLRVENASTAWTSDFTAGDEIVIPLKNADGGYIADAETLERVNGEGLVAFRYVGVNPNGSLDDIAGLTNERGNVVGLMPHPEHAVEPGFGPGTAAAMRSGVDGLGFFTSAIAAVVGAAA from the coding sequence GTGACCGCGCGCATCGGGGTCATCACCTTCCCGGGCTCGCTCGACGATCGCGACGCGCAGCGCGCGATCCACCTCGCGGGTGCCGAGTCGGTCGCCCTCTGGCACGGCGAACACGACCTGAAGGGCGTCGACGCCCTCGTCCTCCCGGGCGGCTTCAGCTACGGCGACTACCTCCGCGCCGGCGCGATAGCGGCCTTCGCGCCCATCATGGCCGAGGTCAAGGACGCCGCCGCCAAGGGCATGCCGGTCCTCGGCATCTGCAACGGCTTCCAGATGCTCGTCGAGGCTCACCTGCTGCCCGGCGGACTCATCCGCAACGCCCACCAGCAGTTCATCCGCCGCGACCAGCGCCTGCGCGTCGAGAACGCCTCCACCGCCTGGACCAGCGACTTCACCGCGGGCGACGAGATCGTCATCCCGCTGAAGAACGCCGACGGCGGCTACATCGCGGATGCCGAGACCCTGGAACGCGTCAACGGTGAGGGCCTCGTGGCTTTCCGCTACGTCGGCGTCAACCCGAACGGCTCGCTCGACGACATCGCCGGCCTCACGAACGAGCGCGGCAACGTCGTCGGTCTCATGCCGCACCCCGAGCACGCGGTCGAGCCCGGCTTCGGCCCCGGAACGGCCGCCGCCATGCGCTCCGGTGTCGACGGCCTCGGATTCTTCACCTCGGCCATCGCAGCCGTCGTGGGCGCCGCGGCCTGA
- a CDS encoding bleomycin resistance protein yields the protein MSDRAVPNLPSRDLTVTAEFYGSFGFEESFRDASWLIVERGPVVLEFFPFPDLDPATSSFMCSVRVADLDGLHAAIAAVVPERDSSWPRLSPIALRPWGRRAGFLIDPDGTQLHLIEESAPPA from the coding sequence ATGAGTGATCGAGCGGTCCCGAATCTGCCGTCGCGAGATCTCACGGTGACGGCGGAGTTCTACGGCTCCTTCGGATTCGAGGAGAGCTTTCGCGACGCGTCCTGGCTGATCGTGGAGCGCGGCCCCGTCGTCTTGGAGTTCTTCCCCTTCCCCGACCTCGACCCGGCGACGAGTTCGTTCATGTGCAGTGTCCGCGTCGCCGATCTCGACGGCCTCCATGCCGCGATCGCGGCCGTCGTTCCCGAACGCGACTCGTCGTGGCCCCGGTTGAGCCCGATCGCGCTCCGCCCGTGGGGACGGCGCGCGGGCTTCCTCATCGACCCCGACGGCACGCAGCTCCACCTCATCGAGGAGTCCGCTCCTCCGGCCTGA
- a CDS encoding CPBP family intramembrane metalloprotease: MAEFILFCIPVVIYLIVQSRRGHVGFRLARRRLGATWGPASGYGWAAVLLVPLVLAGWLAIVLIPLETLEAPGVSIARLTSVGAAVGVVLRALGEEVLFRGLLGGIFLRRLGFVRGNLLQAAVFLLPHLPLLLIDVRTWPILPVQFAAGWLLGWLRHRTGSFVPGAAVHAVSNVVAGLLAA, from the coding sequence ATGGCCGAGTTCATCCTGTTCTGCATCCCGGTCGTCATCTACCTGATCGTGCAGTCCCGCCGCGGACATGTCGGTTTCCGGCTCGCCCGGCGCCGTCTCGGTGCGACGTGGGGTCCGGCCTCCGGGTACGGATGGGCAGCGGTGCTCCTCGTCCCGTTGGTGCTCGCCGGGTGGCTCGCGATCGTGCTGATCCCGCTCGAGACCCTCGAAGCGCCCGGTGTGTCGATCGCGCGTCTCACCTCCGTCGGAGCCGCGGTCGGGGTGGTGCTCCGGGCGCTGGGGGAGGAGGTTCTGTTCCGGGGGTTGCTGGGCGGCATCTTCCTCCGCCGGCTCGGCTTCGTCCGAGGAAACCTCCTGCAGGCAGCGGTCTTCCTGCTCCCGCACCTGCCGCTCCTGCTCATCGACGTGCGGACGTGGCCGATCCTCCCCGTCCAGTTCGCGGCGGGATGGCTGCTCGGGTGGTTGCGCCACCGCACCGGGAGCTTCGTGCCCGGCGCCGCGGTCCACGCGGTGAGCAACGTCGTGGCGGGACTTCTCGCGGCCTAG
- a CDS encoding NAD(P)/FAD-dependent oxidoreductase, which translates to MSALSPLPDAAARLAALEREAAHQAALSAGDGRAWVDERDGVHPVVIVGGGQAGLVLARGLRRRGIDDVVVLDAAPADGAGPWTTYARMHTLRTPKDIAWPTWGTPAVSPRAWFEAVYGPAAWDAIEYFPTAAWHGFLQWYRDVSAIAVIPSTRVTSIIPGDGPLELALEGPDGTWMLEAHHVVLATGIEGAGGRHLPGILDALPVDRVHHTHDDIDFDALAGLRIGILGAGTGAFDNAATALEHGAASVDVHMRRAAMPQVSPYRWMEFAGLIENYGTFTDAQKWAFNVHLSAVDQPATQNALWRAHAFDDFRFLTSSPWESASWTGTEIAVTTPHGIHHYDVVLAATGIVSDLARRPELATVAPDATLWSDRLSPEAAAQNPGLAAFPYLDDDFGLVDRGGREALSRIHLFNHGARVSQGMLSHQIPGLVGGATKLAAALSRRLFARHSDELLDEYLAYDVPVGVHIGRRPAAAASPSVGQDAAASARTEPVHT; encoded by the coding sequence ATGAGCGCGCTCAGCCCGTTGCCCGACGCCGCCGCCCGCCTCGCCGCGCTGGAACGCGAAGCCGCGCACCAGGCCGCGCTGAGCGCCGGCGACGGTCGCGCGTGGGTCGACGAACGCGACGGCGTGCACCCCGTCGTGATCGTCGGCGGCGGCCAGGCGGGCCTCGTCCTTGCGCGGGGTCTCCGCCGCCGCGGGATCGACGACGTCGTCGTGCTCGACGCCGCCCCCGCCGACGGCGCCGGACCGTGGACCACCTACGCGCGCATGCACACGCTGCGCACCCCCAAAGACATCGCATGGCCGACATGGGGCACCCCCGCGGTCAGCCCGCGCGCCTGGTTCGAGGCCGTGTACGGCCCCGCCGCGTGGGACGCGATCGAGTACTTCCCCACCGCCGCGTGGCACGGCTTCCTGCAGTGGTACCGCGACGTCTCGGCCATCGCTGTCATCCCCTCGACGCGGGTGACCTCGATCATCCCGGGCGACGGTCCGCTCGAGCTCGCCCTCGAGGGACCCGACGGCACCTGGATGCTCGAGGCACACCACGTCGTCCTCGCCACCGGCATCGAGGGCGCGGGCGGCCGCCACCTCCCGGGGATCCTCGACGCCCTCCCCGTCGACCGCGTGCACCACACGCACGACGACATCGACTTCGACGCGCTCGCCGGCCTGCGCATCGGCATCCTGGGCGCGGGCACCGGCGCTTTCGACAACGCAGCGACCGCCCTCGAGCACGGCGCCGCGAGCGTCGACGTGCACATGCGCCGCGCGGCGATGCCGCAGGTGAGCCCCTACCGCTGGATGGAGTTCGCCGGTCTCATCGAGAACTACGGCACGTTCACCGACGCGCAGAAGTGGGCGTTCAACGTCCACCTCTCAGCCGTCGACCAGCCCGCTACGCAGAACGCCCTGTGGCGCGCGCACGCGTTCGACGACTTCCGCTTCCTCACCTCGTCGCCGTGGGAGAGCGCGTCCTGGACGGGCACCGAGATCGCCGTGACGACACCGCATGGCATCCATCACTATGACGTCGTGCTCGCGGCAACCGGCATCGTGTCCGATCTGGCGCGGCGCCCGGAGCTGGCGACGGTGGCTCCGGATGCCACCCTCTGGAGCGATCGACTCAGCCCCGAGGCCGCGGCGCAGAATCCGGGACTCGCGGCCTTCCCCTACCTCGACGACGACTTCGGTCTCGTGGACCGGGGCGGGCGCGAAGCGCTGTCGCGGATCCACCTGTTCAATCACGGCGCGCGTGTCAGCCAGGGGATGCTCAGCCATCAGATCCCCGGCCTCGTCGGTGGGGCCACGAAGCTGGCCGCCGCCCTCTCGCGACGCCTGTTCGCCCGCCACTCCGACGAACTGCTCGACGAGTACCTCGCGTACGACGTGCCGGTCGGCGTGCACATCGGCCGGCGTCCGGCCGCCGCCGCATCCCCGTCGGTGGGACAGGACGCAGCAGCGTCCGCCCGCACCGAACCCGTGCACACGTGA
- a CDS encoding extracellular solute-binding protein, translated as MKSRALRRVALAAAVASTSALVLAGCSGGGGAAAGSSDEEITLTVATFNDFGYTDELLAAYTAEHPNVKIVHNRAAKSNDARANYFQKLGKSGLADIEAIEVDWLPEVMKYSDLLAPVPDDLKDRWLDWKSKAATDPSGNLIGYGTDIGPEAICYRADLFEAAGLPTDPAEVAAALTGDWSTYFAMGDTYVAATGKPFFDSAGSVYQGMINQVEAAYENPETGEITATTNPDVKKIYTETLDASKTQSAHFEQWSTDWYAGMANGAFATLSCPGWMLTQIEGNAPEVAGWKIADVFPNGGGNWGGSYLTVPANGAHVAEAQALADWLTSPEQQVKFFQQAGTFPSQVEALKAPELLDSTNAYFGDAPIGQIFTNRAQAVSVTPFKGEYYFQVNDAMQKALTRVESNTQDAKTSWDQWVSQVDAIG; from the coding sequence GTGAAATCACGCGCCTTGCGCCGTGTCGCCCTCGCCGCGGCCGTCGCCTCCACCTCTGCCCTCGTGCTGGCCGGTTGCTCCGGCGGCGGGGGTGCTGCCGCCGGGAGCAGCGACGAGGAGATCACTCTCACCGTCGCGACGTTCAACGACTTCGGCTACACCGACGAGCTGCTCGCGGCCTACACGGCCGAGCACCCGAACGTGAAGATCGTCCACAACCGCGCGGCGAAGTCCAACGACGCCCGCGCCAACTACTTCCAGAAGCTCGGCAAGTCGGGTCTTGCCGACATCGAGGCCATCGAGGTCGACTGGCTGCCCGAGGTCATGAAGTACTCCGACCTGCTGGCTCCGGTCCCCGACGACCTGAAGGACCGCTGGCTCGACTGGAAGTCCAAGGCCGCCACCGACCCCTCCGGAAACCTGATCGGCTACGGCACCGACATCGGCCCCGAGGCCATCTGCTACCGCGCCGATCTGTTCGAGGCCGCGGGCCTTCCCACCGATCCCGCCGAGGTGGCCGCTGCCCTCACGGGCGACTGGTCGACCTACTTCGCCATGGGCGACACCTACGTCGCCGCGACCGGCAAGCCGTTCTTCGACTCGGCCGGCAGCGTCTACCAGGGCATGATCAACCAGGTCGAGGCGGCGTACGAGAACCCCGAGACGGGCGAGATCACGGCCACGACCAACCCCGACGTCAAGAAGATCTACACCGAGACGCTCGACGCGAGCAAGACGCAGTCGGCCCACTTCGAGCAGTGGTCCACCGACTGGTACGCCGGCATGGCCAACGGGGCGTTCGCAACCCTCTCGTGCCCCGGCTGGATGCTGACGCAGATCGAGGGCAACGCTCCCGAGGTCGCCGGCTGGAAGATCGCCGACGTCTTCCCCAACGGCGGCGGCAACTGGGGAGGGTCGTACCTGACCGTTCCGGCCAACGGCGCGCACGTGGCCGAGGCTCAGGCCCTCGCCGACTGGCTGACCTCCCCCGAGCAGCAGGTGAAGTTCTTCCAGCAGGCGGGTACCTTCCCCAGCCAGGTCGAGGCCCTCAAGGCGCCGGAACTCCTCGACAGCACCAACGCGTACTTCGGTGACGCCCCGATCGGGCAGATCTTCACCAACCGCGCGCAGGCGGTGTCGGTGACCCCCTTCAAGGGCGAGTACTACTTCCAGGTCAACGACGCGATGCAAAAGGCACTCACCCGCGTCGAGAGCAACACACAGGATGCCAAGACCTCGTGGGACCAGTGGGTCTCGCAGGTGGATGCCATCGGCTGA
- a CDS encoding lytic murein transglycosylase, which translates to MNLEEAPRRPLWPWLIALVLLVGGGGAVVAQTQATALDVERSAARVDHWRAAAPASLPPAAPTSAAADTAVDSSTVPVPLPAMILVPDATWTEAVAARTGIPQRALRAYASAALTVRAEQPDCGLGWNTLAALGSIESAHGAHAGGTLDAEGHPDPPIRGIALDGTASAAIADTDGGRFDGDATWDRAVGPLQFIPATWERWGADANGDGVADPDQIDDAALAAGRYLCASGEMTSPVGWRRAVFSYNHLDSYVDDVAASANAYAARSAG; encoded by the coding sequence GTGAACCTCGAAGAGGCCCCCCGCCGGCCGCTGTGGCCGTGGCTGATCGCGCTGGTACTGCTGGTGGGTGGCGGTGGTGCCGTCGTCGCGCAGACGCAGGCGACGGCGCTCGACGTCGAGCGATCCGCCGCGCGCGTCGACCACTGGCGCGCGGCGGCTCCGGCATCCCTCCCGCCTGCCGCACCGACGTCCGCGGCGGCGGACACCGCGGTCGACAGCTCGACGGTGCCGGTGCCCCTGCCCGCGATGATCCTCGTCCCGGATGCGACGTGGACAGAGGCCGTGGCGGCGCGGACCGGCATCCCGCAGCGTGCCCTGCGCGCCTATGCCTCCGCCGCGCTGACCGTCCGAGCGGAGCAGCCCGATTGCGGCCTCGGCTGGAACACGCTCGCGGCCCTCGGCTCGATCGAGTCCGCCCACGGCGCCCACGCCGGCGGCACCCTGGACGCGGAGGGTCATCCCGACCCGCCCATCCGGGGAATCGCTCTCGACGGCACCGCGAGCGCGGCGATCGCCGACACCGACGGGGGCCGATTCGACGGGGATGCCACCTGGGACCGCGCCGTGGGGCCGTTGCAGTTCATCCCGGCGACGTGGGAGCGCTGGGGAGCGGACGCGAACGGCGACGGCGTCGCCGACCCGGACCAGATCGACGACGCCGCCCTCGCGGCGGGGCGCTACCTCTGCGCCTCGGGAGAGATGACGAGCCCCGTCGGCTGGCGACGCGCGGTGTTCTCGTACAACCACCTCGACTCCTACGTCGACGACGTCGCGGCCAGCGCGAACGCGTACGCCGCGCGCTCAGCCGGCTGA
- a CDS encoding ROK family transcriptional regulator, whose product MTPAVFEPATPLAPPAGRTTNDLIRQQNLASVLSLLHSRGALSRAQLGATTGLNRSTVTGLVMELTELGLVREAPGGERTGKVGRPTLDIEPEDHVAALSVRAEPHAVTVALVGLGGVVHARLRHDTASAPSPRRFVQIVESSVEAMRADIDRHYRVVGVGLAVPGLVNANGSVLVSPTLGWKREPVSARLSDQLGMPVTAGNDASIGALAESRFGVGVGVGNLLYLGGAMHSIGGGLIIDGTLLRGTSGYAGELGHTVVDPRGRRCVCGRKGCLEAEVSLDLLEPLLGRRKLDEDELDVELGVARNPTVMSEVTRQVEVLSLALTNFVNAFSPETVVLSGYLGALLSVSRERLADAVRVHPLGAEGRTIRLERAHLRSRLMLIGPAELAFADLLSNPAGFRG is encoded by the coding sequence ATGACCCCTGCCGTGTTCGAGCCCGCGACGCCGCTCGCACCCCCGGCCGGTCGTACGACCAACGACCTGATCCGCCAGCAGAACCTCGCGTCCGTGCTGTCGTTGCTCCACTCCCGGGGAGCGCTCTCACGGGCACAACTGGGCGCCACCACCGGTCTCAACCGCTCCACCGTCACCGGTCTCGTGATGGAACTCACCGAGCTAGGACTCGTCCGCGAGGCCCCCGGTGGCGAGCGCACCGGCAAGGTCGGGCGCCCCACCCTCGACATCGAGCCCGAAGACCACGTCGCAGCCCTCAGTGTCCGCGCGGAGCCGCATGCGGTGACCGTCGCCCTCGTCGGTCTCGGCGGCGTCGTGCACGCGCGCCTCCGCCACGACACCGCGAGCGCCCCCTCGCCGCGACGGTTCGTGCAGATCGTCGAATCGTCGGTCGAGGCGATGCGCGCCGACATCGACCGCCACTACCGCGTCGTGGGTGTCGGACTCGCGGTGCCGGGTCTGGTGAACGCCAACGGTTCGGTTCTCGTCTCGCCGACCCTCGGCTGGAAGCGCGAGCCCGTCTCCGCGCGCTTGAGCGACCAGCTCGGGATGCCGGTCACCGCCGGCAACGATGCCAGCATCGGCGCCCTCGCGGAGTCGCGGTTCGGCGTCGGCGTGGGCGTCGGCAACCTCCTCTATCTCGGCGGTGCGATGCACAGCATCGGCGGTGGGCTCATCATCGACGGCACCCTGCTGCGCGGAACCTCGGGCTACGCCGGAGAGCTGGGCCACACGGTCGTCGACCCGCGGGGTCGACGTTGCGTCTGCGGGCGGAAGGGATGCCTCGAAGCCGAGGTCAGCCTCGACCTGCTCGAGCCGCTCCTCGGTCGCCGCAAACTCGACGAAGACGAACTCGACGTCGAACTCGGCGTCGCCCGCAATCCGACCGTGATGTCGGAGGTGACCCGCCAGGTCGAGGTCCTCTCGCTCGCGCTGACGAACTTCGTCAACGCGTTCAGCCCCGAGACCGTCGTGCTCTCGGGCTACCTCGGCGCCCTGCTCTCGGTGAGCCGGGAGCGCCTGGCCGACGCGGTCCGCGTCCACCCCCTCGGGGCCGAGGGCCGCACGATCCGGCTCGAGCGCGCCCACCTCCGCTCGCGTCTCATGCTCATCGGCCCCGCCGAGCTGGCGTTCGCCGACCTGCTGTCGAACCCCGCGGGTTTCCGCGGCTGA
- a CDS encoding ureidoglycolate lyase, protein MTETLTTHRLTAETVTPAGFEPYGVVLTPMEDGTAFTAEEAVLDVSNGIPRFYLMHLDDKPAEFVRVTRHLETTQTLMAVGDVEWTIAVAAPGIEAPALEDLRAFRIPPRTAITMRKGTWHAGPFFADPSMDFVNLELDDTNVTDHHNHRLDDAFGARVEIDAE, encoded by the coding sequence ATGACCGAGACCCTCACCACTCATCGCCTCACCGCCGAGACCGTCACTCCCGCCGGTTTCGAGCCCTACGGCGTCGTGCTGACCCCGATGGAAGACGGCACTGCGTTCACCGCCGAAGAGGCCGTGCTCGACGTGTCGAACGGCATCCCTCGCTTCTACCTCATGCACCTCGACGACAAGCCCGCCGAGTTCGTCCGGGTCACCCGTCACCTCGAGACGACACAGACGCTCATGGCCGTCGGCGACGTCGAGTGGACGATCGCCGTCGCCGCTCCCGGCATCGAGGCTCCGGCCCTCGAGGACCTGCGAGCCTTCCGCATCCCCCCGCGCACGGCCATCACGATGCGCAAGGGCACGTGGCACGCAGGCCCCTTCTTCGCCGACCCGAGCATGGACTTCGTCAACCTCGAGCTCGACGACACCAACGTCACCGACCACCACAACCACCGCCTCGACGACGCCTTCGGTGCGCGCGTGGAGATCGACGCGGAATGA
- a CDS encoding carboxylesterase family protein, with protein sequence MTRPVVQTQTGPVGGSRREGIERYLGIPYAQPPVGPRRFSLPVPVPAWDQVRDATEWGPTSPQSPYPGAIGQLLDSRIIPGDDILTVNVWRPEDAEGAAVMLWFHGGALERGTAALSTYDGTPFARDGVVFVSANYRLGAEGFSVLPDAPRNIGLADAAEALRWTHRNIARFGGDPSRITIFGESAGGAVVAALLAREDLRPLLSGAVIQSGPLDVETPKRAARPTRDIARTLRVTASAAALRNVDPGRLVAARDERTARSTPLRAAPGFTATLDTATLPETPRRAIVTTDVPLIIGTNTDEYRLWYPPEAVARLTPRSYALLALAKRLPRGVWAAYRRALPDASVGEIIGQVLTDAIVRAPAVEVARARTAPTFVYEFGWQSPVRDLRAAHALEIGFVFDALDDAASQRLAGPSAPQPLAERMHGDWIRFAETGDPGWPAFATGGLIRHYDTVTRDVELPRAEALAALQR encoded by the coding sequence ATGACCCGTCCCGTCGTCCAGACCCAGACCGGACCCGTCGGCGGGTCCCGCCGAGAGGGCATCGAGCGCTATCTCGGCATCCCCTACGCACAGCCACCGGTCGGCCCGCGACGCTTCTCCCTGCCTGTCCCGGTCCCGGCGTGGGACCAGGTCCGCGACGCGACGGAATGGGGACCCACCTCGCCCCAATCGCCGTATCCCGGCGCCATCGGCCAGCTCCTGGACTCGCGGATCATCCCCGGCGACGACATCCTGACCGTCAACGTCTGGAGACCCGAGGATGCCGAGGGAGCCGCGGTCATGCTGTGGTTCCACGGCGGGGCCCTCGAACGCGGTACCGCCGCCCTCAGCACGTACGACGGCACTCCGTTCGCGCGCGACGGCGTGGTCTTCGTCTCGGCGAACTATCGACTCGGCGCAGAAGGCTTCTCCGTCCTCCCCGATGCCCCGCGCAACATCGGTCTCGCTGACGCCGCCGAGGCGCTGCGGTGGACGCACCGCAACATCGCCCGATTCGGCGGGGATCCCTCGCGCATCACGATCTTCGGCGAGTCCGCGGGCGGAGCGGTCGTGGCCGCCCTCCTCGCTCGCGAAGACCTTCGACCACTCCTGTCCGGCGCTGTCATCCAGTCCGGTCCGCTCGACGTCGAGACGCCGAAGCGCGCAGCCCGCCCCACGCGCGACATCGCGCGCACCCTCCGCGTGACCGCCTCCGCAGCTGCCCTGCGGAACGTCGACCCCGGTCGGCTCGTCGCGGCTCGCGACGAACGGACCGCGCGATCGACCCCGCTCCGAGCCGCGCCGGGCTTCACGGCGACCCTCGACACGGCGACGCTCCCCGAGACACCGCGGCGCGCGATCGTCACCACTGACGTCCCGCTGATCATCGGCACGAACACCGACGAGTACCGCCTCTGGTATCCCCCGGAGGCGGTCGCGAGACTGACGCCGCGCAGCTACGCCCTGCTCGCCCTGGCGAAGCGTCTGCCGCGCGGAGTATGGGCGGCATACCGACGGGCCCTCCCGGATGCGTCGGTGGGGGAGATCATCGGCCAGGTCCTCACCGACGCGATCGTCCGGGCACCCGCGGTCGAGGTCGCGCGCGCCCGCACCGCACCCACCTTCGTCTACGAGTTCGGCTGGCAGAGCCCTGTGCGCGATCTGCGCGCGGCGCACGCCCTGGAGATCGGTTTCGTCTTCGACGCGCTGGATGACGCCGCGTCCCAACGACTCGCCGGACCCTCGGCACCCCAGCCCCTCGCCGAACGCATGCACGGGGACTGGATCCGCTTCGCCGAGACGGGCGACCCCGGATGGCCCGCCTTCGCGACGGGTGGCCTCATCCGGCACTACGACACCGTCACCCGCGACGTGGAGCTCCCCCGCGCGGAGGCGCTCGCCGCTCTCCAGCGGTGA
- the purS gene encoding phosphoribosylformylglycinamidine synthase subunit PurS has translation MPTIVVDVMPKAELLDPQGKAVAGALSRLGEHRFSDVRIGKRFELTVEGEVDEGTLARARELADEMLSNAVIEDVVNIEVVE, from the coding sequence GTGCCCACCATCGTCGTCGACGTCATGCCCAAGGCCGAGCTTCTCGACCCGCAGGGAAAGGCCGTCGCCGGTGCCCTGTCACGTCTGGGCGAGCACCGCTTCTCCGACGTGCGCATCGGCAAGCGCTTCGAGCTGACCGTCGAGGGCGAGGTCGACGAGGGCACCCTGGCCCGCGCGCGCGAGCTCGCCGACGAGATGCTCTCGAACGCGGTCATCGAAGACGTCGTCAACATCGAGGTCGTGGAGTGA